One window of Zalophus californianus isolate mZalCal1 chromosome 3, mZalCal1.pri.v2, whole genome shotgun sequence genomic DNA carries:
- the CDX2 gene encoding homeobox protein CDX-2 isoform X1 produces MYVSYLLDKDVSMYPSSVRHSGGLNLAPQNFVSPPQYPDYGGYHVAAAAAAAANLDSAQSPGPSWPAAYGAPLREDWNGYAPGGAAAAANAVAHGLNGGSPAAAMGYSSPADYHPHHHPHHHPHHPAAAPSCASGLLQTLNPGPPGPAATAAAEQLSPGGQRRNLCEWMRKPAQPSLGSQVKTRTKDKYRVVYTDHQRLELEKEFHYSRYITIRRKAELAATLGLSERQVKIWFQNRRAKERKINKKKLQQPPPPPQAPAPAPPPPQPQPGPLRSVPEPLSPVSALPGSVPGSVPGVLGPAAGVLNPTVTQ; encoded by the exons ATGTACGTGAGCTACCTCCTGGACAAGGACGTGAGCATGTACCCCAGCTCCGTGCGCCACTCTGGCGGCCTCAACCTGGCCCCGCAGAACTTCGTCAGTCCCCCGCAGTACCCGGACTACGGCGGCTACCATGTGGCGGCTGCGGCCGCCGCGGCCGCGAACTTGGACAGCGCGCAGTCCCCGGGGCCGTCCTGGCCCGCAGCGTACGGGGCCCCGCTCAGAGAGGACTGGAACGGCTACGCGCCGGGGggcgccgcggccgccgccaACGCCGTCGCCCACGGCCTCAACGGGGGCTCCCCGGCCGCCGCCATGGGCTACAGCAGCCCCGCCGACTACCACCCGCACCACCACCCGCACCACCACCCGCACCACCCGGCCGCCGCGCCTTCCTGTGCCTCGGGGTTGCTGCAGACACTCAACCCCGGCCCTCCGGGGCCCGCCGCCACGGCCGCCGCCGAGCAGCTGTCCCCCGGCGGCCAGCGGCGGAACCTGTGCGAGTGGATGCGGAAGCCCGCGCAGCCGTCCCTCGGAAGCCAAG tGAAAACCAGGACGAAAGACAAATACCGAGTGGTGTACACGGATCACCAGCggctggagctggagaaggagttTCACTACAGTCGTTACATCACCATCCGGAGGAAAGCCGAGCTGGCTGCCACACTGGGGCTCTCCGAGAGGCAG GTTAAAATCTGGTTTCAGAACCGCAGAGCCAAGGAGAGGAAAATCAACAAGAAGAAGCTGCAGCAACCACCGCCTCCACCGCAAGCCCCGGCGCCTGCCCCGccgcctccccagccccagccaggccctCTGAGAAGCGTCCCGGAGCCTCTGAGTCCTGTGTCTGCCCTGCCAGGCTCAGTGCCGGGCTCCGTCCCTGGGGTTCTGGGCCCAGCAGCGGGGGTGTTAAACCCCACTGTCACCCAGTGA
- the CDX2 gene encoding homeobox protein CDX-2 isoform X2, with product MYVSYLLDKDVSMYPSSVRHSGGLNLAPQNFVSPPQYPDYGGYHVAAAAAAAANLDSAQSPGPSWPAAYGAPLREDWNGYAPGGAAAAANAVAHGLNGGSPAAAMGYSSPADYHPHHHPHHHPHHPAAAPSCASGLLQTLNPGPPGPAATAAAEQLSPGGQRRNLCEWMRKPAQPSLGSQVKTRTKDKYRVVYTDHQRLELEKEFHYSRYITIRRKAELAATLGLSERLKSGFRTAEPRRGKSTRRSCSNHRLHRKPRRLPRRLPSPSQAL from the exons ATGTACGTGAGCTACCTCCTGGACAAGGACGTGAGCATGTACCCCAGCTCCGTGCGCCACTCTGGCGGCCTCAACCTGGCCCCGCAGAACTTCGTCAGTCCCCCGCAGTACCCGGACTACGGCGGCTACCATGTGGCGGCTGCGGCCGCCGCGGCCGCGAACTTGGACAGCGCGCAGTCCCCGGGGCCGTCCTGGCCCGCAGCGTACGGGGCCCCGCTCAGAGAGGACTGGAACGGCTACGCGCCGGGGggcgccgcggccgccgccaACGCCGTCGCCCACGGCCTCAACGGGGGCTCCCCGGCCGCCGCCATGGGCTACAGCAGCCCCGCCGACTACCACCCGCACCACCACCCGCACCACCACCCGCACCACCCGGCCGCCGCGCCTTCCTGTGCCTCGGGGTTGCTGCAGACACTCAACCCCGGCCCTCCGGGGCCCGCCGCCACGGCCGCCGCCGAGCAGCTGTCCCCCGGCGGCCAGCGGCGGAACCTGTGCGAGTGGATGCGGAAGCCCGCGCAGCCGTCCCTCGGAAGCCAAG tGAAAACCAGGACGAAAGACAAATACCGAGTGGTGTACACGGATCACCAGCggctggagctggagaaggagttTCACTACAGTCGTTACATCACCATCCGGAGGAAAGCCGAGCTGGCTGCCACACTGGGGCTCTCCGAGAG GTTAAAATCTGGTTTCAGAACCGCAGAGCCAAGGAGAGGAAAATCAACAAGAAGAAGCTGCAGCAACCACCGCCTCCACCGCAAGCCCCGGCGCCTGCCCCGccgcctccccagccccagccaggccctCTGA